A stretch of the Streptomyces ortus genome encodes the following:
- a CDS encoding methionine ABC transporter permease, with translation MTWSEMQPLLEQACWDTLYMVGWSTVIAVVGGLPLGILLVLTDRGGLLQNTVLNKVIGQVVNIARSMPFIILMVALMGFTRSITGTTIGREAAIVPLAIGAIPFFARLVETAVREVDGGLVEAVQSMGGNTWTVVRKVLVPESLPSLISSTTTTIVALIGYSAMAGTVGAGGLGDIAIRYGYQRFETELMWITVAVLAVVISLIQFVGDYAARGLHRRGGRSGTAPRLRLLRSRAAVNSGSRATAGTEADADADAGSGPAVTGTSAERPAADVSKAG, from the coding sequence GTGACCTGGTCCGAGATGCAGCCGCTGCTGGAGCAGGCGTGTTGGGACACCCTCTACATGGTCGGGTGGTCGACGGTCATCGCCGTCGTCGGCGGTCTGCCGCTGGGCATCCTGCTGGTCCTCACCGACCGGGGCGGCCTGCTGCAGAACACCGTGCTGAACAAGGTCATCGGGCAGGTCGTGAACATCGCCCGCTCGATGCCGTTCATCATCCTGATGGTCGCACTGATGGGCTTCACCCGGTCGATCACCGGCACCACCATCGGCCGTGAGGCCGCCATCGTGCCGCTCGCGATCGGTGCGATCCCGTTCTTCGCGCGGCTGGTCGAGACGGCTGTCCGCGAAGTGGACGGCGGTCTCGTGGAAGCCGTGCAGTCGATGGGCGGCAACACCTGGACCGTCGTCCGCAAGGTGCTCGTCCCCGAGTCACTCCCGTCGCTGATCTCCAGCACCACGACGACGATCGTCGCCCTCATCGGCTACTCCGCGATGGCCGGCACCGTGGGCGCGGGCGGCCTCGGCGACATCGCCATCCGCTACGGCTACCAGCGCTTCGAGACCGAACTGATGTGGATCACCGTGGCCGTGCTCGCCGTGGTCATCTCCCTCATCCAGTTCGTCGGCGACTACGCCGCGCGGGGGCTGCACCGGCGCGGCGGCCGGTCGGGTACGGCGCCGCGGCTCAGGCTGCTGAGGAGCAGGGCCGCGGTGAACTCCGGCTCCCGGGCGACCGCCGGCACAGAGGCCGATGCCGATGCCGATGCTGGCTCCGGTCCGGCGGTCACGGGCACCTCCGCCGAGAGGCCCGCAGCCGACGTCAGCAAGGCCGGCTGA
- a CDS encoding MetQ/NlpA family ABC transporter substrate-binding protein produces the protein MRNAVKLTTAVLAAGALTLGLTACGSGKDDASDTSGPLIVAASPVPHAEILTYVKDNLAKDAGLDLQVKEFTDYVLPNTATEDGSVGANYFQNQPYLDDFNKKNGTHIVPVVTVHLEPLGLYSNKIKKAGELKSGATVAVPNDTVNEARALKLLDANGIITLKDGAGNDATPKDIAKNPKNLEFKELEAAQTPRSLDDVDAAVINGNYAIESDLKPSEDALVLESADDNPYGNFLAVKEGNEDDPRVKKLAKLLTSAEVKKFIADKYAGSVIASF, from the coding sequence GTGCGTAACGCCGTAAAGCTCACCACCGCCGTCCTCGCCGCCGGAGCCCTCACCCTGGGTCTCACGGCCTGCGGCTCGGGCAAGGACGACGCCTCCGACACGAGCGGTCCGCTGATCGTCGCCGCCAGCCCCGTCCCGCACGCCGAGATCCTGACCTACGTGAAGGACAACCTCGCCAAGGACGCGGGACTCGACCTCCAGGTCAAGGAGTTCACGGACTACGTCCTGCCGAACACCGCGACCGAGGACGGTTCGGTCGGCGCCAACTACTTCCAGAACCAGCCGTACCTCGACGACTTCAACAAGAAGAACGGCACCCACATCGTGCCCGTCGTCACGGTCCACCTGGAACCGCTCGGCCTCTACTCCAACAAGATCAAGAAGGCCGGCGAGCTGAAGAGCGGCGCGACCGTCGCCGTCCCGAACGACACGGTCAACGAGGCGCGGGCGCTCAAGCTCCTCGACGCCAACGGGATCATCACGCTCAAGGACGGCGCGGGCAACGACGCGACCCCCAAGGACATCGCGAAGAACCCGAAGAACCTCGAGTTCAAGGAGCTGGAGGCGGCCCAGACTCCACGCTCCCTCGACGACGTCGACGCGGCGGTCATCAACGGCAACTACGCCATCGAGTCCGACCTCAAGCCCTCCGAGGACGCCCTCGTGCTGGAGTCCGCCGACGACAACCCGTACGGCAACTTCCTCGCCGTCAAGGAGGGCAACGAGGACGACCCGCGCGTCAAGAAGCTCGCGAAGCTCCTGACCTCCGCCGAGGTCAAGAAGTTCATCGCGGACAAGTACGCCGGTTCCGTCATCGCGTCCTTCTGA
- the cobA gene encoding uroporphyrinogen-III C-methyltransferase, translated as MAENPAYPVGLRLAGRRVVVLGGGQVAQRRLPALIAAGADIHLVSPSATPSVEAMADAGELTWTRRRYEPGDLAESWYVLIATPDSAANAEASAEAEARRVWCVRADDADEATAWTPATGHSEGVTVAVLTTDAKGRDPRHTAAIRDAVVEGLRDGTLVAPHHRTRTPGVSLVGGGPGDPDLITVRGRRLLAEADVVIADRLGPRDLLAELPPHVEVIDAAKIPYGRFMAQEAINNALIEHALQGKSVVRLKGGDPFVFGRGMEEAQALAEAGISCTVVPGISSSISVPGAAGIPVTHRGVAHEFTVVSGHVAPDDERSLVDWAALAKLRGTLVVLMGVDKIGAIARTLMENGKAAGTPVALVQEGTTAAQRRVDATLATVAETVRAEEVRPPAVIVIGEVVTVGADGSFETSDGTPAVTSDGDSE; from the coding sequence ATGGCCGAAAACCCCGCCTACCCCGTAGGCCTCCGCCTCGCCGGCCGCCGCGTCGTGGTCCTCGGCGGCGGCCAGGTCGCCCAGCGCCGCCTCCCGGCCCTCATCGCGGCGGGCGCGGACATCCACCTCGTCTCCCCGTCCGCGACCCCCTCGGTCGAGGCCATGGCGGACGCCGGCGAACTGACCTGGACCAGGCGCCGCTACGAGCCGGGCGACCTCGCGGAGTCCTGGTACGTCCTGATCGCCACCCCCGACTCCGCGGCGAACGCCGAGGCCTCCGCCGAGGCGGAGGCCCGCCGCGTGTGGTGCGTCCGCGCGGACGACGCGGACGAGGCCACCGCCTGGACCCCGGCGACGGGCCACAGCGAGGGCGTCACGGTGGCCGTCCTGACCACGGACGCCAAGGGCCGCGACCCCCGCCACACCGCGGCCATCCGCGACGCGGTGGTCGAGGGGCTGCGCGACGGCACCCTCGTGGCGCCCCACCACCGCACCCGTACACCCGGTGTCTCCCTGGTCGGCGGCGGTCCCGGCGACCCGGACCTGATCACGGTCCGCGGGCGCCGTCTCCTCGCCGAGGCGGACGTGGTCATCGCCGACCGCCTGGGCCCGCGCGACCTGCTCGCCGAACTCCCGCCGCACGTCGAGGTGATCGACGCGGCGAAGATCCCGTACGGGCGCTTCATGGCCCAGGAGGCCATCAACAACGCCCTCATCGAACACGCCCTGCAGGGCAAGTCGGTGGTCCGCCTCAAGGGCGGCGACCCCTTCGTGTTCGGCCGCGGCATGGAGGAGGCCCAGGCGCTGGCCGAGGCGGGCATCTCCTGCACGGTCGTCCCGGGCATCTCCAGCTCCATCTCCGTCCCGGGCGCGGCGGGCATCCCGGTCACGCACCGCGGAGTGGCCCACGAGTTCACGGTCGTCAGCGGCCACGTCGCCCCCGACGACGAACGCTCCCTGGTCGACTGGGCGGCGCTCGCCAAGCTCCGCGGCACGCTGGTCGTCCTGATGGGCGTGGACAAGATCGGCGCCATCGCCCGTACGCTCATGGAGAACGGCAAGGCGGCCGGCACCCCCGTGGCGCTCGTCCAGGAGGGTACGACCGCGGCGCAGCGGCGTGTCGACGCGACCCTGGCGACGGTCGCCGAGACCGTCCGGGCCGAGGAGGTGCGGCCCCCGGCGGTGATCGTCATCGGGGAGGTCGTGACCGTGGGGGCGGACGGCTCGTTCGAGACGTCCGACGGGACGCCCGCCGTGACCTCTGACGGAGACTCTGAGTAA
- a CDS encoding GNAT family N-acetyltransferase, producing MTNTFPDISLNTERLVLRPLEDEDIPAFTEMMNDEQVAAWTSVPQPFTEAAARHWIDKYAPTERTSGRGLDLVVIEFLTQRLVGIIQLGNTDWHVRSTELSYITAPWARGEGYASEAALATAQWLFNDQKFERLELRTAADNTASQQVAQKIGCISEGVLRGACIARTRTEDGRWEDLRTDFIVWGLLPEDIEGIAEQLADTGGFTAYSDWN from the coding sequence ATGACGAACACCTTCCCCGACATCTCGCTGAACACGGAGCGGTTGGTGCTGCGCCCTCTTGAGGACGAGGACATTCCTGCCTTCACGGAGATGATGAACGACGAACAGGTCGCCGCCTGGACGTCCGTGCCGCAGCCGTTCACCGAGGCCGCCGCCCGCCACTGGATCGACAAGTACGCGCCCACCGAGCGCACCTCCGGCCGCGGACTCGACCTCGTCGTCATCGAGTTCCTCACCCAGCGCCTGGTCGGCATCATCCAGCTCGGCAACACGGATTGGCATGTCCGCTCCACGGAGCTCTCGTACATCACCGCCCCCTGGGCCCGCGGCGAGGGCTACGCCTCCGAAGCGGCGCTCGCCACCGCCCAATGGCTCTTCAACGACCAGAAGTTCGAGCGTCTCGAACTGCGCACGGCGGCGGACAACACCGCCTCCCAGCAGGTCGCGCAGAAGATCGGCTGCATCAGCGAGGGCGTCCTGAGGGGTGCCTGCATAGCGCGCACCCGCACCGAGGACGGGCGCTGGGAGGACCTGCGCACCGACTTCATCGTGTGGGGCCTGCTTCCCGAGGACATCGAGGGCATCGCCGAGCAGCTCGCCGACACCGGTGGCTTCACCGCGTACTCCGACTGGAACTGA
- a CDS encoding MetQ/NlpA family ABC transporter substrate-binding protein encodes MRKPVISAATAALALGLTLTACGSGDGGSGGGDGGALVVGATAVPAGEVLSYIEKDLAAKNGLDLEIKEFTDYVLPNTALQEGSLDANLYQNEPFLDDFNKSKGTDLVPVVDAYLPPMGVYSKKVRDVADLPDGVTVAVPGDITNEGRALKLLASEGVITLKAGAGTTASPGDIVKNPKNLKFKELEPAQLPRSLDDVAAAVINNNYAQDAGLSPADDAILLESAKNNPYANLLAVKRGDEDDPRVEKLAKLLTSDEVRKFIEDKYKGSVLPVTSG; translated from the coding sequence ATGCGCAAGCCCGTCATCTCCGCGGCGACCGCCGCACTGGCCCTCGGCCTGACCCTGACCGCCTGCGGTTCCGGCGACGGGGGCTCCGGCGGAGGTGACGGCGGCGCGCTGGTCGTCGGCGCCACCGCCGTCCCGGCCGGCGAGGTCCTGTCCTACATCGAGAAGGACCTCGCCGCGAAGAACGGACTCGACCTGGAGATCAAGGAGTTCACGGACTACGTCCTGCCGAACACCGCGCTCCAGGAGGGCTCACTCGACGCGAACCTGTACCAGAACGAGCCCTTCCTGGACGACTTCAACAAATCCAAGGGCACCGACCTGGTCCCGGTCGTGGACGCGTACCTGCCGCCCATGGGCGTGTACTCGAAGAAGGTCCGGGACGTCGCCGACCTCCCCGACGGAGTCACCGTCGCGGTGCCCGGCGACATCACCAACGAGGGCCGCGCCCTGAAGCTCCTCGCCTCCGAGGGCGTCATCACGCTGAAGGCGGGGGCCGGCACGACCGCGTCCCCGGGCGACATCGTGAAGAACCCGAAGAACCTGAAGTTCAAGGAACTCGAACCGGCGCAGCTGCCGCGCTCCCTGGACGACGTGGCCGCCGCGGTCATCAACAACAACTACGCCCAGGACGCGGGCCTCAGCCCGGCCGACGACGCCATCCTGCTGGAGTCCGCGAAGAACAACCCGTACGCGAACCTGCTCGCCGTGAAGAGGGGCGACGAGGACGACCCGCGGGTCGAGAAGCTGGCGAAGCTCCTGACCTCCGACGAGGTGCGGAAGTTCATCGAGGACAAGTACAAGGGATCAGTCCTGCCCGTCACTTCCGGGTGA
- the cbiE gene encoding precorrin-6y C5,15-methyltransferase (decarboxylating) subunit CbiE: MADRVTVIGCDGSPLTDAARSALGAATLVAGAAPHLALPEVPPTAERIRLGSVVLAARRIAAHRGTAVVLADGDPGFFGVVRTLRAPEFGLEVEVVPAVSSVAAAFARAGMPWDDAQVVVAHRRTLRRAVNVCRAHHKVAVLTSPGAGPAELGLLLEGVHRTFVICEGLGTERERVTMLTSDKVADHTWRDPNVVIVMGGPVTSSQDGGWIAGRDPGTGPRGWALPDEMYGGELGEGETEVLRAAQLARLGPRSGDLVWDIGSGSGAFATEAARCGAAVIAVDRDADACARTMATARRFGVQFQIAHGTAPHILENLPEPDVVRVGGGGAAVVSAVADRRPERIVTHASTRDAAELIGRDLTEHGYRVECALLQSVELDTRAWTEKERSVAFLLSGELDRRP; this comes from the coding sequence ATGGCCGATCGGGTCACGGTGATCGGCTGTGACGGCTCGCCGCTGACGGACGCGGCGCGCTCGGCGCTCGGCGCCGCCACACTGGTGGCGGGCGCGGCGCCCCACCTGGCCCTCCCCGAGGTGCCTCCGACCGCCGAACGCATTCGGCTCGGCAGCGTCGTCCTCGCCGCCCGCCGCATCGCCGCCCACCGCGGCACGGCCGTCGTCCTCGCCGACGGGGACCCCGGCTTCTTCGGAGTCGTACGCACCCTGCGCGCGCCCGAGTTCGGCCTGGAGGTCGAGGTCGTCCCCGCCGTCTCCTCCGTGGCCGCCGCCTTCGCCCGCGCCGGGATGCCCTGGGACGACGCCCAGGTGGTCGTCGCACACCGGCGCACCCTGCGACGCGCGGTGAACGTGTGCCGCGCCCACCACAAGGTCGCCGTCCTCACCTCACCCGGCGCCGGACCCGCCGAACTCGGACTGCTCCTCGAAGGCGTCCACCGCACCTTCGTCATCTGCGAGGGCCTGGGCACCGAGCGCGAGCGCGTCACGATGCTCACCTCCGACAAGGTCGCCGACCACACCTGGCGCGACCCGAACGTCGTCATCGTCATGGGCGGCCCGGTCACCTCCTCCCAGGACGGCGGCTGGATCGCCGGCCGCGACCCGGGCACCGGCCCGCGCGGCTGGGCACTGCCCGACGAGATGTACGGCGGCGAGCTCGGCGAGGGCGAGACGGAGGTGCTGCGCGCGGCGCAACTCGCCCGCCTGGGGCCGCGGTCCGGCGACCTCGTCTGGGACATCGGCTCCGGCAGCGGCGCCTTCGCCACGGAGGCCGCGCGCTGCGGCGCCGCCGTCATCGCCGTCGACCGCGACGCCGACGCCTGCGCCCGGACCATGGCCACCGCCCGCCGTTTCGGCGTCCAGTTCCAGATCGCGCACGGCACCGCCCCGCACATCCTGGAGAACCTGCCCGAGCCGGACGTCGTGCGCGTCGGGGGCGGGGGTGCCGCGGTGGTCTCCGCCGTCGCCGATCGGCGCCCCGAGCGGATCGTCACGCACGCGTCCACCCGCGACGCCGCCGAACTCATCGGCCGCGACCTGACCGAGCACGGCTACCGGGTCGAGTGCGCCCTCCTGCAGTCCGTCGAACTGGACACCCGGGCCTGGACGGAGAAGGAGCGGAGCGTGGCGTTCCTGCTGTCGGGGGAGCTGGACCGCCGCCCGTAG
- the cobT gene encoding nicotinate-nucleotide--dimethylbenzimidazole phosphoribosyltransferase, with translation MTDTGQVPGEGLPENAGMVEQPGVPAPGAYTYLSEPTAEDEDLLLLPGAQGAWGNEVAPPPPVPVVEAVHEPGPHETSGRDSGSVDLSAVRMSSSAPQPPVARRPLHLGPPTPDGAGSPVRSLADRGPAGTPSPVRQTGPAPSGPEYLDAPRDEIALQGASPWGARTQVQVAPPMAQAQVVSEGAPAETVFPEGAGAYAGAPVTAGPAPVAQASDGQAPGEQAPDAGTGPTLAESQEAAAPVEQVPGLTPAQVQAQGADASGADAPDAPSEAAPAPAVAESAESVVDPVQAAVDPAVAAAGMPEDAEIPGQAPEEAYAPPQPEPEAVQIAEAVQIAEAVQVPEPVLVQDYSQAPLLADGSLFPQAPEGGHGPEYAQALPDFVPAPQPAPAAVHIAHPSDDGAGQYAAEAPAAPVAEDGTRHPEYAAPVPHPVHLVDPQVEEMAASSAEAGPHAGFQEPQPQPPSQAQAQAQPMEAEPVAAEPVQIQEAAEAPHFAAPAEPGAPAEAGAGAAPSLGAPDTAQQAQPDLIAHPETPVAPADQALADDSQGEADQLQDEFQAPQQPAGPSGQAGQPGGSATADPAAHVGQFVPVEGTVPTTPHLAPTPPHGVTTEPVAGEQAEQPAYDVPAPLAAPVEQPAPEPAQEPAPEHVSEPAPELLAASAPEPALASVPAPEPADGSGEGSAAGPDMASEEELDEEPLLVLPAPREPVPAAGTGTLPVSEAPAEAQAEDGDIPEQEQDQEPVAAQQAEDLDTRAADQEESTVAVAQTRESTGPAAPGYDDAEREAVLRVMRERRDIRNGFRSDPIPHDVLLRVLEAAHTAPSVGHSQPWDFVVIRSAETRRSMHELAARQREAYAKSLPKGRAKQFKELKIEAILDTPVNIVVTADPTRGGRHTLGRHTQPQMAPYSSALAVENLWLAARAEGLGVGWVSFFDEREMVRGLGLPEHLEVVAYLCVGYVDEFPDEPELMQSGWSKRRPLSWVVHEETYGRRALPGEEPHDLLAETITNIRPLDAKALGEAWERQKRMTKPAGALGMLEIISAQLSGLSRMCPPPIPEPAAVAIFAGDHGVHAQGVTPWPQEVTGQMVANILGGGAVCNAFAAQVGAEVCVIDVGVASDLPATPGLLPRKVRAGTADMTTGPALTREEVRSAIEVGIETARDLVAAGNKALVTGEMGIANTTASAALISVYTGSDPTEVTGRGTGINDETLARKTEVVRRALELHQPDPADPVGVLAAVGGLEHAAMVGLLLGGASLRTPVILDGVSAGAAALVARAIAPEVLAACIAGHRSAEPGHVAALNKLGLRPLVDLDLRLGEGTGALLALPVVQSAARAMHEVATFDSAGVTEK, from the coding sequence ATGACCGACACCGGCCAGGTCCCGGGCGAGGGGCTGCCGGAGAACGCAGGCATGGTGGAGCAGCCGGGCGTCCCCGCCCCCGGTGCGTACACCTACCTCTCCGAGCCCACCGCCGAAGACGAAGACCTGTTGCTGCTGCCGGGCGCCCAGGGTGCGTGGGGCAACGAGGTGGCTCCACCGCCCCCGGTGCCGGTCGTCGAGGCCGTCCACGAGCCCGGCCCGCACGAGACGTCGGGCCGCGACAGCGGTTCGGTCGACCTCAGCGCCGTCCGGATGTCGTCCTCCGCGCCGCAGCCGCCCGTCGCCCGCCGCCCCTTGCACCTCGGCCCGCCGACCCCGGACGGCGCCGGCAGCCCGGTGCGTTCGCTCGCCGACCGCGGTCCCGCGGGCACCCCGTCCCCCGTACGGCAGACGGGCCCGGCCCCGTCCGGTCCCGAGTACCTCGACGCGCCGCGTGACGAGATCGCGTTGCAGGGCGCGTCTCCCTGGGGCGCCCGGACTCAGGTCCAGGTCGCGCCACCCATGGCACAGGCACAGGTCGTCTCCGAGGGGGCGCCTGCAGAAACGGTCTTCCCGGAGGGCGCGGGGGCGTACGCGGGCGCTCCGGTGACCGCCGGGCCCGCGCCGGTCGCGCAGGCGTCCGACGGGCAGGCTCCCGGCGAGCAGGCCCCTGACGCAGGGACCGGGCCCACGCTCGCCGAGAGCCAGGAGGCTGCTGCTCCGGTGGAGCAGGTGCCGGGGCTCACGCCGGCGCAGGTGCAGGCGCAGGGGGCGGACGCTTCGGGTGCTGACGCGCCGGACGCTCCCTCCGAGGCGGCGCCCGCTCCGGCGGTCGCGGAATCCGCCGAGAGCGTGGTGGACCCGGTCCAGGCCGCGGTGGACCCGGCGGTGGCCGCCGCGGGGATGCCGGAGGACGCGGAGATTCCCGGACAGGCTCCCGAGGAGGCGTACGCCCCTCCGCAGCCGGAACCGGAGGCCGTGCAGATCGCGGAAGCCGTCCAGATTGCGGAAGCCGTCCAGGTTCCGGAACCAGTGCTGGTGCAGGACTACTCGCAGGCCCCGCTGCTCGCCGACGGTTCGCTGTTCCCGCAGGCTCCGGAAGGGGGCCACGGCCCCGAGTACGCCCAGGCGCTCCCGGACTTCGTGCCCGCTCCCCAGCCCGCGCCCGCCGCCGTCCACATCGCCCACCCCTCGGACGACGGGGCCGGGCAGTACGCCGCCGAGGCCCCCGCCGCCCCGGTGGCCGAGGACGGGACGCGGCACCCCGAGTACGCGGCACCGGTCCCGCACCCCGTCCACCTGGTGGACCCGCAGGTGGAGGAGATGGCCGCCTCCTCCGCCGAGGCCGGACCGCACGCCGGATTCCAGGAGCCGCAGCCGCAACCGCCGTCGCAGGCGCAGGCGCAGGCGCAGCCGATGGAGGCCGAGCCCGTTGCCGCGGAGCCCGTCCAGATCCAGGAGGCCGCCGAGGCCCCGCACTTCGCCGCGCCCGCCGAGCCAGGTGCACCGGCGGAGGCCGGTGCGGGCGCAGCCCCGAGCCTCGGTGCGCCGGACACGGCACAGCAGGCGCAGCCCGATCTCATCGCGCACCCCGAGACACCCGTGGCACCCGCCGACCAGGCCCTCGCCGACGACTCGCAGGGCGAGGCGGACCAGCTTCAGGACGAGTTCCAGGCGCCGCAGCAGCCCGCCGGGCCGTCCGGTCAGGCCGGTCAGCCCGGTGGGTCCGCCACGGCAGATCCGGCGGCCCACGTCGGACAGTTCGTACCGGTCGAGGGCACGGTCCCGACCACCCCGCACCTGGCCCCCACCCCGCCGCACGGCGTGACGACGGAGCCCGTCGCCGGGGAGCAGGCCGAGCAGCCCGCCTACGACGTGCCGGCCCCGCTCGCGGCACCCGTCGAGCAGCCCGCCCCGGAACCTGCACAGGAGCCCGCGCCGGAGCACGTGTCGGAGCCCGCGCCGGAGCTCTTGGCGGCATCCGCCCCGGAACCGGCACTCGCGTCCGTACCCGCCCCGGAGCCCGCCGACGGTTCTGGCGAAGGGTCCGCCGCAGGGCCCGACATGGCGTCCGAGGAGGAGCTGGACGAGGAGCCGCTCCTCGTACTGCCGGCCCCCCGGGAGCCCGTTCCGGCCGCCGGAACCGGCACGCTCCCCGTGTCCGAGGCGCCCGCCGAGGCCCAGGCCGAGGACGGCGACATCCCGGAGCAGGAGCAGGACCAGGAGCCCGTAGCCGCACAGCAGGCGGAAGACCTGGACACCCGGGCCGCCGACCAGGAAGAGAGCACGGTCGCCGTGGCGCAGACACGTGAGTCCACCGGTCCGGCCGCGCCCGGCTACGACGACGCCGAACGCGAGGCCGTCCTGCGCGTGATGCGCGAGCGCCGCGACATCCGCAACGGCTTCCGTAGCGACCCCATCCCGCACGACGTCCTGCTCCGCGTCCTGGAAGCGGCCCACACGGCGCCGTCCGTCGGCCACTCGCAGCCCTGGGACTTCGTCGTCATCCGCTCGGCGGAGACCCGGCGTTCGATGCACGAACTGGCCGCGCGCCAGCGCGAGGCGTACGCCAAGTCGCTGCCCAAGGGCCGCGCGAAGCAGTTCAAGGAACTGAAGATCGAGGCCATCCTCGACACCCCGGTGAACATCGTCGTCACCGCCGACCCGACCCGGGGCGGCAGGCACACCCTGGGCCGCCACACCCAGCCGCAGATGGCCCCGTACTCCTCGGCGCTCGCCGTCGAGAACCTGTGGCTCGCGGCCCGTGCCGAGGGCCTGGGGGTCGGCTGGGTCAGCTTCTTCGACGAGCGCGAGATGGTCCGCGGCCTCGGCCTGCCCGAGCACCTTGAGGTCGTCGCCTACCTCTGCGTCGGATACGTCGACGAGTTCCCGGACGAGCCCGAGCTGATGCAGTCGGGCTGGTCCAAGCGCCGCCCGCTGTCCTGGGTGGTCCACGAGGAGACGTACGGCCGCCGGGCGCTGCCCGGTGAGGAGCCGCACGACCTGCTCGCCGAGACCATCACCAACATCCGGCCGCTGGACGCCAAGGCGCTCGGCGAGGCCTGGGAGCGCCAGAAGCGCATGACCAAGCCCGCCGGGGCCCTCGGCATGCTGGAGATCATCTCCGCCCAGCTGTCCGGGCTCTCCCGGATGTGCCCGCCGCCCATCCCGGAACCGGCCGCCGTCGCGATCTTCGCCGGCGACCACGGCGTACACGCCCAGGGCGTCACCCCGTGGCCGCAGGAGGTCACGGGCCAGATGGTGGCCAACATCCTCGGCGGCGGCGCGGTCTGCAACGCCTTCGCCGCGCAGGTCGGCGCCGAGGTCTGCGTCATCGACGTGGGCGTGGCCTCCGACCTGCCCGCGACCCCCGGTCTGCTGCCGCGCAAGGTCCGGGCGGGCACCGCCGACATGACGACGGGGCCCGCGCTGACCCGCGAGGAGGTCAGGTCGGCCATCGAGGTGGGCATCGAGACCGCCCGCGACCTGGTGGCGGCCGGGAACAAGGCGCTGGTCACGGGGGAGATGGGCATCGCCAACACCACCGCGTCCGCCGCGCTGATCTCCGTCTACACCGGCAGCGATCCGACCGAGGTCACCGGTCGCGGCACCGGTATCAACGACGAGACCCTGGCCCGCAAGACCGAGGTGGTACGCCGCGCCCTGGAACTGCACCAGCCGGACCCGGCCGATCCGGTCGGCGTCCTCGCGGCTGTCGGCGGGCTGGAGCACGCCGCGATGGTGGGCCTCCTTCTCGGTGGCGCCTCCCTGCGGACGCCGGTGATCCTGGACGGTGTCAGCGCCGGTGCCGCCGCCCTGGTGGCGCGCGCGATCGCCCCCGAGGTCCTCGCGGCCTGCATCGCGGGCCACCGCAGCGCCGAGCCCGGCCACGTGGCCGCACTCAACAAGCTGGGCCTGCGCCCCCTGGTCGACCTCGACCTCCGTCTCGGCGAGGGCACCGGCGCCCTCCTGGCCCTCCCGGTGGTCCAGAGCGCGGCCCGGGCGATGCACGAGGTGGCGACGTTCGACTCGGCGGGCGTGACGGAGAAGTAG
- a CDS encoding methionine ABC transporter ATP-binding protein: MHPCPAHTHALHSTVTETPVITTTGLTKVYRSRGREITALDGVDLHVREGEVYGVIGQSGAGKSSLIRCVNLLERPTAGTVTVAGQDLTALAGRGPRAGRELRQARSRIGMVFQHFNLLSTRTVQDNVELPLEILGTSGRERSRKALELLDLVGLSDKANAYPAQLSGGQKQRVGIARALAGDPKVLLSDEATSALDPETTRSILHLLRDLNRQLGLTVLLITHEMDVVKTVCDSAALMENGRIVESGTVTELLATPGSELAAALFPVSGDTSGHDRTVIDVTFHGDAATRPVISQLSRTYNIDISILGAAMDTVAGRQVGRMRIELPGRYEDNVVPVGFLREQGLQIELVGAAALASAPVKEGAK, translated from the coding sequence ATGCACCCGTGCCCGGCGCACACCCACGCCCTGCACTCGACAGTGACGGAAACCCCAGTGATCACGACAACAGGCCTCACGAAGGTCTACCGCTCGCGCGGCCGGGAGATCACCGCCCTGGACGGCGTCGATCTCCATGTCCGCGAAGGCGAGGTGTACGGCGTCATCGGACAGTCCGGCGCCGGCAAGTCCTCCCTCATCCGCTGCGTCAACCTGCTGGAGCGCCCCACCGCCGGCACCGTGACCGTCGCGGGTCAGGACCTCACGGCCCTCGCCGGGCGCGGCCCGCGCGCCGGCCGGGAGCTGCGCCAGGCGCGCAGCCGTATCGGCATGGTCTTCCAGCACTTCAACCTGCTGTCCACCCGGACCGTCCAGGACAACGTCGAGCTGCCGCTGGAGATCCTCGGCACGTCGGGCAGGGAGCGGTCCCGCAAGGCGCTGGAACTGCTCGACCTGGTCGGTCTCTCCGACAAGGCCAACGCCTACCCGGCCCAGCTCTCCGGCGGCCAGAAGCAGCGCGTCGGCATCGCCCGCGCCCTGGCGGGGGACCCGAAGGTGCTCCTGTCGGACGAGGCGACCAGCGCCCTGGACCCGGAGACGACCCGCTCCATCCTCCACCTGCTGCGCGACCTGAACCGGCAACTGGGTCTGACCGTCCTGCTCATCACCCACGAGATGGACGTCGTCAAGACCGTCTGCGACTCGGCGGCGCTCATGGAGAACGGGCGGATCGTCGAGTCGGGCACCGTCACCGAACTGCTCGCCACGCCGGGCTCCGAGCTGGCCGCCGCGCTCTTCCCGGTCAGCGGCGACACCTCGGGGCACGACCGCACGGTCATCGACGTCACCTTCCACGGCGACGCCGCGACCCGGCCGGTCATCTCGCAGCTCTCGCGCACGTACAACATCGACATCTCGATCCTCGGCGCCGCGATGGACACCGTCGCGGGCCGCCAGGTCGGCCGTATGCGCATCGAACTCCCCGGACGCTACGAGGACAACGTCGTGCCGGTCGGCTTCCTGCGCGAGCAGGGACTGCAGATCGAGCTCGTCGGCGCGGCGGCCCTGGCGTCCGCGCCGGTGAAGGAAGGTGCCAAGTGA